A region from the Triticum urartu cultivar G1812 chromosome 1, Tu2.1, whole genome shotgun sequence genome encodes:
- the LOC125520145 gene encoding probable anion transporter 2, chloroplastic — protein sequence MQGYFVLLSWMPVYFKTVYNVNLKQAAWFSAIPWGVMALSGYVAGASADFMIKSGLSIVRIRKIMQSIGFIGPGVSLLCLRFAQTPSVAAVIMTAALGLISCSQAGYFCNVQDIAPKYAGSLHGMTNGIGTVAAIVSTVGAGYFVQWLGSFQAFLTLTAVLYFSATVFYNIYATGDLVFD from the exons ATGCAGGGCTACTTTGTCCTACTATCATGGATGCCGGTGTACTTCAAAACG GTATATAATGTCAATTTGAAACAAGCTGCATGGTTCAGCGCCATACCTTGGGGCGTCATGGCTCTATCAGGATATGTTGCGGGAGCTTCTGCAGATTTCATGATCAAATCCGGCTTATCTATTGTGCGAATCCGGAAAATTATGCAGTCAATTGGTTTTATCGGGCCAGGTGTGTCATTGCTATGTTTAAGATTTGCCCAAACACCATCGGTTGCAGCAGTTATCATGACCGCTGCCTTGGGTTTGATTTCCTGCAGTCAAGCTGGGTACTTTTGTAATGTACAG GACATTGCCCCAAAATACGCTGGATCCCTACACG GAATGACGAACGGCATTGGGACAGTGGCCGCCATAGTTAGCACAGTAGGAGCAGGATACTTCGTCCAGTGGCTGGGATCCTTCCAGGCCTTCCTCACCCTAACGGCGGTGCTCTATTTCAGCGCCACCGTCTTCTACAACATCTATGCGACAGGAGACCTGGTTTTTGACTGA